The genomic DNA TATGACAGTGATGATGATGTACACGTGGGCGGGGTCAGACTCATATGACAGTGATGATGATGTACACGTGGGCGGGGTCAGACTcatatgacaatgatgatgatgatgtacacgTGGGCGGGGTCAGACTcatatgacaatgatgatgatgtacaTGTGGGCGGGGTCAGAGTCAGTCCACTTCACTTCCTCCCAGCCAGCAGCTGCAGGACCAGCTCCTCGTCCTCGGCCAGAGTCAGTCCCGTGTCCAGCGTGGCGTGCTCTTCCTCCTTCTTCCTCCTGGCAGCTGggggctcctcctcttcctcactGCTGCTGTCACTGCTGTGGCGCCGTTTGGCGGGCCGAGCgttatcttcatcatcatcatcatcctcctcctcgtcCGAGGAGTGTCGGTCAGGGTCCGGCAGGGTGCTGGGGTCAAACTGGTCTTGGCCGTCATGGTCCAGGTACGCAATGACTTCATCCTCCTCATCCTCGCTGCCAGAGGTCGGCGCAGGCTTCTTCTTGGCCTCCTTCTTGGCCTCCTTGGCCTTCAGCTTCTTCTCGCGGTGTTTGGCCTTCACCTTGCGGCTGTACTCCGGCTTGTCGAACTCCCGGTCCTCCCTCCTCAGACGCTCCTTGGCTTTCTCCAAGCTGATGCCGGAcgcctcctcctcatcctcctcctcctcctcctcgtcctgcTCCAGGCTGGCGGCCGGGCGCTGGACGGGAGGCCAGACCTGCCTGGCTTGTCCTTCATCTGTGAAAGCCACTTTGGTGTTCACCTTGAAGTTCCTCTTCAGGACCTTCTTGGCCTGCTTGAACTTTGAGAGTTTTTGGGTGCTTTTAGCGGGGCCGCAGTCGGACTCCTCGCTGTCCTGGTCCTCCTCCAGGCGGAACACATCCTTGGTTTTGAGAGTCAGGAGATCCAAGTCTTTGAggtcgtcctcctcctcctcaccgtCTTCACCCAGGAGCGTTTTAACCTCAACCTCATCATCTTCTGACTCAGCATCTCCTCTCAGCTGGGCTGTGAAGCTGcgcaactcctcctcctcctcggacTCCGCCTCCTGCGCCTTCCCCGCCCGCTGCGCCTGGGCTCTGTTGAGGAAGCGCACCCGCGGCGCCACCGCCAGGCCGAGGGAGAGCGCGTACTCGCGCAGCCGCAGCTTGAAGACGTCAAACACCTCCTTGTTCCTCATCAGGAAGACGGAGCGCAGGTAGGAGACGAAGCACCGCTGGGCGCGCTCCTTCTGCTCCTTCTCCTGCGCCAGGAAGGCCTGCAGCTTCTGCTGGATGTCCTGAATCTTCTCCGGGTTCACCTGCAAACAAACTCTGTGAGTACCTGGAAGTCCAACAGCCATTCTCAAACCGTGCACCACGAacgcaggggtgtcctaactttttccatgaatacaaaataaatgagtatatagaatagaataaaaagtactttattgatccctgggggaaattcagcaccacagttcgctcacaatagacactttgtatttatataattcacatgtgaataatgctgtataatagactgtatttatattattcacatgtgaatattgctgtataatagactgtatttatgttattcacatgtgaataatgctgtgtaatagactgtatttatattattcacatgtgaataatgctgtataatagactgtatttatgttattcacatgtgaataatgctgtatgactgtatttatgttattcacatgtgaataatgctgtataatagactgtatttatattattcacacgttaataatgctgtataatagactgtatgttattcacatgtgaataatgctgtataatagactgtatttatgttattcacatgtgaataatgctgtataatagactgtatttatattattcacatgtgaataatgctgtataatagactgtatttatgttattcacatgtgaataatgctgtatgactgtatttatgttattcacatgtgaataatgctgtataatagactgtatttatattattcacacgttaataatgctgtataatagactgtatgttattcacatgtgaataatgctgtataatagactgtatttatgttattcacatgtgaataatgctgtataatagactgtatttatattattcacatgtgaataatgctgtataatagactgtatgttattcacatgtgaataatgctgtgtaatagactgtatttatgttattcacaatcacatgtgaataatgctgtataatagactgtatttatgttattcacatgtgaataatgctgtataatagactgtatgtatgtttttcacatgtgaataatgctgtataataaatagactgtatttatattattctatgctagcattctagcatgatacctttttttttaagccaattttgccGCCAAAAACTTCAGAGTCATatcacttggtacttgacatgttaactgttagcatgctaactttttcagccaaacACCTTAGAGTCCTATAACTTAGTACCTGACACATGGataaccgttagcatgctaacattaacattctagCATTGTGACTTTACCATAGTAACTTATTTGGCCAAGTTTACAGCCGAACACCTTAGAGACATCTAACTTGgtacttgctaactttttttttacattttacatgtgTATGCGTTCTAGTCAtacgacttggtacttgacgcattttaacagttagcatgctaaaattaacattcTAGCATActgacattaccatagtaactttttttgtagccaattttgcagccgaacaccttagtcctttaacttggtacttgaaacatgctaactgttagcatgctaactttttagccaattttgcagccaaacaccttagTCCtttaacttggtacctgacacatgctaaccgttagcatactgacattaccatgctaacttttttagccaatttttgcagccaaacacctcaaagtcctataacttggcacttgatacatgctaactgttagcatgctaacttttttagccaattttgcagccaaacacctcacaATCatacataacttggtacttgacacatgccaagttttttattttttattttttagcaaattatatttgtgtatttttcctAGTCGTATGacatggtacttgacacattctaactgttagcatgctaactttttagccaattttgcaaccAAACACCTTAGTCCTtcaacttggtacctgacacatgctaaccgttagcatactgacattaccatgctaacttttttagccaattttgcagccaaacacctcagagtcctataacttggcacttgatacatgctaactgttagcatgctaactttttttttgccaattttacagccgaacacctcacagtcatataacttggcactTTAGACATCCCTGCACTagcggtacgccaaagaatcattgATTAAAAGTACAgcgttttatttttctatattcaaacacagtgttactgttcaaattgtggccaaaaatattaaatatgcttgaaaaaaataaaaaccttgtttttaatgaatacttagacctactatgctactgtatttcaatgttgccaCTATGAGTGCCAAGTTTTTccagaggtggtacttggtaggaGTGAAATGTAACCAAAACCCTCACCTGGATCTTGTTGATGGGCACCTTCTTCTTCCGCAGCTGTCCCAGCATGCCCTCCTCCTCCGAGGGGAGGAGGAGCAGCAGCGCCTCCCCGCCCTCCTTGTACCTGGCGGTG from Entelurus aequoreus isolate RoL-2023_Sb linkage group LG27, RoL_Eaeq_v1.1, whole genome shotgun sequence includes the following:
- the LOC133644309 gene encoding probable ATP-dependent RNA helicase DDX10, translating into MEKLASLGKKATTSDPEDPIRSFEKWKKKYNITKSRVKQERQGRKKPEWQVEREKISKLVSRYSDINTKDAIKFSDFPISKNTLLGLQQCQYRLPTEIQRQTIGLALQGKDVLGAAKTGSGKTLAFLIPVLECLYRQQWSSLDGLGALIISPTRELAYQTFEVLRRVGKNHDFSAGLVIGGKELKAESEKIHRTNVVICTPGRLLQHMDETAAFHASNLQVLVLDEADRILDMGFADTLNAIVENLPRTRQTLLFSATQTKSVKDLARLSLKDPAYVWVHEKARFSTPATLEQSYVACELHAKVNMLFSFIRSHLRKKIIVFFACCKEVQYLFRVFCRLRPGLPVLALHGKQQQMKRVEVYQDFLRKSTAVLFATDVAARGLDFPAVNWVLQYDCPEDADTYIHRVGRTARYKEGGEALLLLLPSEEEGMLGQLRKKKVPINKIQVNPEKIQDIQQKLQAFLAQEKEQKERAQRCFVSYLRSVFLMRNKEVFDVFKLRLREYALSLGLAVAPRVRFLNRAQAQRAGKAQEAESEEEEELRSFTAQLRGDAESEDDEVEVKTLLGEDGEEEEDDLKDLDLLTLKTKDVFRLEEDQDSEESDCGPAKSTQKLSKFKQAKKVLKRNFKVNTKVAFTDEGQARQVWPPVQRPAASLEQDEEEEEEDEEEASGISLEKAKERLRREDREFDKPEYSRKVKAKHREKKLKAKEAKKEAKKKPAPTSGSEDEEDEVIAYLDHDGQDQFDPSTLPDPDRHSSDEEEDDDDDEDNARPAKRRHSSDSSSEEEEEPPAARRKKEEEHATLDTGLTLAEDEELVLQLLAGRK